A segment of the Hyperolius riggenbachi isolate aHypRig1 chromosome 8, aHypRig1.pri, whole genome shotgun sequence genome:
aaaattgtatggtgtgtacctagcataatacagCGCTTGTATCCAATTTATATACATAGGGCCAAAGCCATAGCGATTCAGAATCTCCCACAAGTATGGCCACTCTATCTAGTCAAATGCCTTCTCAGTGTCCAGCGAGGCAACCACCCTGCAGCCGGACACCGAGGAGGCCAGAGAAATGTTTGTAAATAATCTGCGTAAATTAATGTCTGTCCCTTTGTTGGGCATGAAACCTGACTGGTCCCCATGTAGGCTTGATTCTATTTGCTAGGATTTTAGCAAGGATTTTAGCATCCGTATTCAATAAAGAGATCGGTCTATATGACCCACATACGGTTGGGTCCTTCCCAGGTTTGAGGATAAGAATAATTATTGCTTCCGAAAATGATTCCGGCAAGGGATGACCGTCTAGTACATCGTTAAATAATGAACATAGTTTGGgagaactgtcctgtgtcctgatcacccctcccagcaggGCGTGCTAGGCTTTAAATCTCacattcaaaatttaaaaaaaaaacaaatttgctccaaaacagcagaataagaacatcatcagaaatcccatcatgctttgcacagcatcaggtggAAAATGCCGGccggttttcttctgtgcagctaaaaattagtttTGATCATGtgcaactgttaaagaaacatcaagccttttcagtgctactgagtagatttttagtctggaggctcAGTTTAAAGGATGCATTGGGTGGGGGGGCCGCGGGaattttcactcacctggggcttcttccaacccctagaCGTCTGTTGGGTCCCACTGCACAGTCCGGCTCTGAGCAAGGCCTCCGCACTGCCCTCCGGAAGATCCCAACGTGTCCGGGATCATCTGCGCATGTGCTTCACTCGTGATGTCGATCCCCTCgccataaataataaaataatatttgCTTCAGACACTAAAGGGCTATTTCTGCCTCACCTGGATTGTGCTTAGTATATCAAGCTCCGACAGGTAGCTGGAATAGGTGTTCTAGTAACAATCAGAAATGAGAGCAGAACAGCTCTCTCAATTATTGCATGGAAATGTCTGTCTATTGACAATTCACTCTTGTTGAGGAAACTAATTTGGGCTAAGGACAGTTTTTAGCTATAGCCATCAAGTATAAAGTCTGTGATATCTGTACtaccaagaggtacagactaagcagcaagctcatggtgatccagaactcattggagtgtgcaaGTAAGGAGCTACAATGGTCAAAAAAgctcccttactaaaatgctatgggaaacaaaagtttgccttcttaaaacagaaagtatttgcgataattcaggttggagttagtTTTGAGATGTCTccaacgatgcatcactgctcaaatatgcaaatcacccattgttgtccctgtaagctaaacacacctccagatctgctggaatgcaatgatgtgtcagcttatttgtacagagccataataatccaacatgcatacagactgttttggtttggttgatcctcatcagtgcatggcatggattaatgtggctctatggagtaggacatgaaacacagagaggtacagactaaccagcaagctaatGGTGAACCAGGACtctttggagtgtgtaaggggctacaatggtccaaagagttctggttcaccattagcttgctgggtagtctgtacctctgggtgtttcaagtcctactccatagagccacattaatccatgccatgcactgaggatcaaccaatccgaaacagtctgtatgcatgttggattattatggctctgtacaaataacaagctgacacatcattgcattccagcggttctggaggtgtgtttagcttctaaggacaacaatggttaatttgcatatattcagcagtgatgcactgggagacatctcggagctcaatcCAACCTGTACTACCAAAAGACACCAGTAAACTCAGGAAAATTAttaacaataaatatttattgaaacACAATTTTCATAATATACAGATAAAGGTCATATTTACATACTacaacaattaaaaacacacacGGGTTATAGGCACATAAACTTAACAATCCATATTTTATACCTTTAAGGGAGTGGCCTGGACACAGAGGGGAGTGGCACGTAAGAGCTAGGGGTGTGaccttggaggctgccatagttccttttaaaccatgctgATTACTTGTCTGTCCTTATCTGCATACTCGTTCTGGCTCTCTggcttaagcctggtacatgcatccaattttgattggcaaatcTACCACCTTAATGCAGTAAGGAAGCTTACCTGCATATTCTGTTAataatattcaaaatctgttgccctcagactacatggaggtggtaatattacccagtcattggccaatcaaaatcagatgtgtgtacagaggaactccagcctaaacaaacatactgtcattaagttacattagttatgttaattaaaatagataggtaatataatctcttacccaccctgttttaaaagaacaggcaaatgtttgatttcatgattgcagccatctctttggttgaaatgaggtgacagggagcatgagacacagttccaactgtcctgtgtcctgagcacctctcccagttgctaggcaacgtgaataacaacataggaaatcccatcatgctctgcacagcatcagggaagaaAAGCCCAGGCTTAgcgaaaaatgcagctaaaaatgatgctttggtaagaaaaacaaagttctgatgctgtgaaactgttaaagaaacaccaagccttttcagttcttctgagtagatttttagtccggaggttcactttaaggtgactATAAGCTGCTGGTGCCTACAGATGCCAGTGGAGGGCACACTTTCATTATGCATTGACACAGCCTTAAAGGAGAACACCAGGATGTGTCGCATTAACTATCCCCCTAGTTATATCACTTATTGCAAGTCATCTTTATGTATTGTTTCTTCTTTACATATAATATGCTTTAAAATACTGCCAGAAACTGCACTTCTATTGAAAACAATGCAGATTATGCAGTGTGTTTACATGGACTTTTAAAATGTGTTCTGTGCACCCCCtgctgccttaaagtgtaccaaataaatacatagaggaatgcatcctgtatgtatttagagagtttagcctgtttaattccccatcatttgtgtctaattacaagttgtaatctgatctccccccccccccccatggtatcacatgactgccatggcagagattgcagataaggccatttgaaagcacaggaggttaacaatatgtctgctttcatgaataaggaagtagaaactgcagatttagtTTAGTATCTGTATCAGGTGTAAAagtgcatacacacgtcggatttttccaaatgaccggtcgtttggacgtcaaatctgtcgtttggaaaaatccgacatgtgtacaCACTTTTACACCTGATACAGATACTAaactaaatctgcactgtttctacttccttagTACCTTAACGAAGCAgtgtgtttttgtttaaaggttattatgctgttgcgtatcttttagagcagagaggcgttttgagtttaggtccgctttaaaggtaatctaaagtgagaggaatacggaggctgccatcttcattctctcagggcccttttccactggtttTGTGGATAAAAACTCAacatggcagccaggcagctggcattgtttataagggaatgaaaatggcagcctcaGTACTCTGACTCCAGGTTCCCTTGAAGCAGTAATGACAGTAATTTATCTAGTAAATCTCTCAACGTATTCAAATTAGTGAGTCGGCCAACTGGCCAGAGAGGATAAAGGCCCATAACATGCCTGACTAAGAAGAATGAGAACGATGGCCTATGTACAGCGAGCCCCAAAACACGACTCGACTCACGCGTGATGATGACATCATCCTGCCTTCATGCACAGAGTGCTCCTGGCCACACCCGCATACGCACAACCGCCCGACTCCCGTGACCTGGGCTGAGCCGCGGCGGAGGATTTCGGTATAAAGGAGGAGAAAGGGGGGAGCAGTAGGCATGAGGACTGCAcctaatacatgcctgctccccccgttttcaGTATATGCttcggttctggtatcctttgAGTATGAACAAGCCTATTGACTAACACAAGTTCTCAGTTTAAATGCAATTTTCTGTGCAGGTGTAAAGCTTGCCTAAATCTATTACACCTGATAACTTATGAAGGACTCTAGACCATTTTAAAATGTAGAATATAAATGACCTATGTCATTCCTATTGGTATTTTTAACCCATTGTTCATTGAGTTTTCCTTTAAAATTGTGCAGTGCAGATGTGTCTGCCCATGACAACCAtattcatttaaaggacacctgaactaagagggatacggtggctgccatatttatctcattttaaacaataccagttgcctggtagtccttctgatctctttagctgcagtagtgtctgaatcacaccagaagcaagcatgtggccaattcagtcagactttagccacaaatgcctgatctgcatgcttattcagggtctatggctaaaattgttAGAGACAGAGGCGTggtagaacagccaggcaatctgcattgtttaaaaggaaatcaatgtcagcctccatatccctcttggttGTACTTTTAACACCTGCACTATTTAGCCTGACCGTTGGTATTTGAGGACTTGGCACATTAAATTTGCAGGCCTTTTGTTTGATGTTCAGGGAATGATCAGATTACCCTTACGAGGTCCTCCTTGATTCCCAGCCTGCTTAGCAATGGCTAGACCCGTCACTGAGACGGCCTTGTGGCGGCGCCTCCTGTCTGTAGGGCAGTTGTTGGGGAGCTCTGCCTACTCTGGACGGGGACAGTGTTGCGCTGTGATATGGCAAGTCCCGCTCATAGCCATGGTGAGCCGGCGGATGGCTGACATGGTAATAGGAGTCTGCTGGGCCATAGTGGGGAATCCGGGCATTCTGTGCTCTGGGGTGATAGGTGTTGTAGTAAGGCGGAGACATTGTGTAGGACACGGCATACTCCTTCTGGTACTGGATGGTGTAGTGTCCACTTTGCAGAGATCTGTTGCTTCTGTGGCTGAACTGGGCTTCTGTGACGCgattcgctgctgctgctgccgccactcCATTGTATGGCGCACCTAGAAAgcaaagccagaacacattacagTATATTACATTGTATGCTGTGTACCTAATCTGACAGAAAACAGCTGTGAGGAAACCCTGCTGACTGCTCTAATTTTTAAAGTGAAGctaaggtgagaggtatatggaggctgccatatgtaattccttgtaaacaatgcaagttgcctggcaggcttGTTGATCCTCTGGCATACGTAGTGTCTGTGtcaaaaaccctggaacaagtatatggctaatccagtaaaacctaagTCAGCTGAATCAGatttcctgatctgctgcatatgcttgttcaaggtctatggctaaaagtattatgctacggtaggtacacacaatgcaattttctgacagatttactgtctgttcgattattttcaacatgtttgatctgatgtcagatcaatTTTTCGTAGAAGTGagcggaaaatcgatcgaaaaatcgttaggaaatcagattggacatgttgggaaacatcaatctgacagtaaatctgtcagaaaatggtATTgtttgtacctagcataatacttttagccatagactgtgagcaagcatatgcagatcaggtactcggaCACCatatgcatcgtgtgtacctagcagaagaggtacagaatcaggactgccaggcaactggtattgcttaaaaggaaataaatatggcagcctccttatcactctcacctcgggttcgctttaagagCAATAGAAAATCACCTGAACAAAAGAcactgagaggaaagggacaggttCTCTCCCCAATTGGGTAGTGATAGTTGGAAATGACATGACAAACAGATGACTTATCAGCAATTATTTGTTTACTTACTCCTGTTATTAAAATAAGCAGCACATTTGTAGTATAAAGCGAGTATATTCTGTGTAGTGCAGGCCTACTAGTGATATGGAGCGGGGAGGAGGGACAATGTGCAGTGCatgatggagggggagggggagtgtgCTTGGCCGACATGATCAGACACTCCGGATCTCTTGGCAATTCATCGGTAAGATTTGGGTCtaccatacacacactagattctgagCAGAGACCACCCTCTCGACTAGGAACAATGTAACGTGTGGGCAGCATTGTggcttagtggatagcactctcgccttgcagcgctgggtccccggtgtggtcaacatctgcatggagtttgtatgttctccccgtctttgtgtgggtttccttccaaaaacatacggataag
Coding sequences within it:
- the LOC137527668 gene encoding protocadherin-8-like isoform X1 — its product is MTMRWRPLHRLGAELLRGTCRLQGTEGSPRNSDVAPISDWQQEKRAGGASSLRPEQFSAKDSGRGDSDFNDSSSDTSREGVSKAGMLTTQDVTGAPYNGVAAAAAANRVTEAQFSHRSNRSLQSGHYTIQYQKEYAVSYTMSPPYYNTYHPRAQNARIPHYGPADSYYHVSHPPAHHGYERDLPYHSATLSPSRVGRAPQQLPYRQEAPPQGRLSDGSSHC
- the LOC137527668 gene encoding protocadherin-8-like isoform X2 codes for the protein MTMRWRPLHRLGAELLRGTCRLQGTEGSPRNSDVAPISDWQQEKRAGGASLRPEQFSAKDSGRGDSDFNDSSSDTSREGVSKAGMLTTQDVTGAPYNGVAAAAAANRVTEAQFSHRSNRSLQSGHYTIQYQKEYAVSYTMSPPYYNTYHPRAQNARIPHYGPADSYYHVSHPPAHHGYERDLPYHSATLSPSRVGRAPQQLPYRQEAPPQGRLSDGSSHC